In one Shewanella loihica PV-4 genomic region, the following are encoded:
- a CDS encoding LysE family translocator, which translates to MSFSAWLGLLAICCLGAMSPGPSLAMVVRHTLGGGRANGIVCAWAHSIGIGVYALVTLLGLAVLLKQAPLVFNGIAILGALYLAYIGVQALRSKGGMSDKLAAGKSTDWLTAARDGIAISLFNPKIMLFFLALFSQFVMVADELWGKSLIVLTPLVVDGLWYTLIAFLLSHKSVLPKLREKAALIDKLSGVVLILLAVRVLVTL; encoded by the coding sequence ATGAGTTTTAGTGCGTGGCTGGGGTTGTTGGCCATCTGTTGTTTGGGCGCCATGTCGCCCGGGCCGAGTCTGGCCATGGTGGTGCGTCATACCCTGGGCGGTGGCCGGGCCAACGGCATCGTCTGCGCCTGGGCGCACTCCATTGGCATAGGTGTCTACGCTTTGGTGACCCTGCTGGGGCTGGCGGTGCTGCTTAAACAGGCCCCACTGGTGTTCAATGGCATAGCGATCCTCGGCGCCCTCTATCTTGCCTATATCGGCGTGCAGGCGCTGCGCTCCAAGGGCGGTATGTCGGACAAGCTGGCGGCGGGTAAGTCGACAGATTGGTTGACGGCGGCCCGCGATGGCATTGCCATCTCGCTGTTTAACCCTAAGATCATGCTGTTCTTTCTGGCGCTCTTCAGCCAGTTTGTGATGGTGGCCGACGAGCTGTGGGGCAAGTCGCTTATCGTGTTGACGCCGCTGGTGGTCGATGGCCTCTGGTATACCTTGATTGCGTTCTTGCTGTCGCACAAATCCGTACTGCCTAAGCTAAGGGAGAAGGCGGCGCTGATCGACAAGCTCTCTGGCGTGGTGTTGATTCTGCTGGCGGTGCGGGTGCTGGTGACCCTCTAG
- a CDS encoding S10 family peptidase — translation MADIFTRRHSGLNLYNHLTHSLSRLKLSKQLLGAAGLSLLLLSLPGQAAQEKSNGKPAKTEAQAPEAKVYQTTGQVKINGERVHYETIASETILEDDKDKPLASIFSVTYLRTKIEASQPRPVTFVFNGGPGSASLWLHMGLFGPKRVVVPGDAQDDGAAPYHLVDNEFSMLDKSDLVFIDPVGTGFSRALGEHKGQDFWGVKEDAQSIAEFIRRWLIEHGRWNSPKYIAGESYGTTRAAALVDELQSGWTDISVNGVMLISSILDFSHARYQPGNNQPYIGFLPTMAATAFYHDRVAATDKAMGLSAFVEAARQFAMNDYALALLKGTRLPQAQYQAVRQQLARFTGLTEDYLDRVNLRVSASRYTKQLLRDEDRTVGRLDSRYLGVDYDSGGERTDADPSGYGIDGAYTAAIHQYLYQDLGVKITRPFNVLSVDVNRGWNWNISGKQMHYVNVAPYLGRAQRENKDFRILVANGYYDFATPFFATENTLADNGIDNSRVEMHYYEAGHMMYIEPSSLKALAKDIRQFYQAD, via the coding sequence ATGGCTGATATTTTTACGCGGCGACACTCAGGTCTAAATCTGTACAATCATTTGACTCATTCCCTATCGCGACTCAAGCTCTCCAAGCAATTGCTGGGGGCGGCTGGCCTGTCGCTGCTGCTTCTGAGCCTTCCCGGTCAGGCGGCTCAGGAGAAGTCTAACGGCAAGCCTGCCAAGACAGAGGCACAGGCGCCAGAGGCCAAGGTCTATCAAACCACGGGTCAGGTAAAGATCAATGGCGAGCGGGTGCACTATGAGACCATCGCCTCGGAAACCATCTTAGAAGATGACAAGGACAAGCCGCTGGCCAGTATCTTCTCGGTCACCTATCTGCGCACCAAAATCGAGGCCAGTCAGCCACGCCCCGTGACCTTCGTGTTTAACGGCGGCCCTGGCTCGGCCTCGCTCTGGCTACACATGGGACTGTTTGGGCCTAAGCGTGTGGTGGTGCCGGGTGATGCCCAGGACGATGGCGCCGCGCCTTATCACTTAGTGGATAACGAATTTTCCATGCTGGATAAGTCGGATCTGGTGTTTATCGATCCCGTGGGCACAGGCTTTAGCCGCGCGCTGGGTGAACACAAGGGCCAGGACTTCTGGGGGGTGAAAGAGGACGCCCAATCGATTGCCGAGTTTATTCGTCGCTGGCTCATTGAACATGGCCGCTGGAACTCGCCCAAGTATATCGCCGGTGAGAGTTATGGCACCACCCGCGCCGCGGCATTGGTGGACGAGCTGCAATCTGGCTGGACAGATATTTCGGTCAATGGCGTCATGCTGATCTCATCGATTCTCGATTTTAGCCATGCCCGCTATCAGCCCGGCAACAATCAGCCTTACATTGGCTTCCTGCCGACCATGGCGGCCACCGCCTTCTACCATGACAGGGTTGCTGCGACCGATAAGGCGATGGGGCTGAGCGCCTTCGTCGAGGCGGCGCGTCAGTTTGCGATGAACGATTATGCCCTGGCGCTGCTTAAGGGTACTCGTTTGCCCCAAGCTCAATACCAGGCGGTGCGCCAACAGCTGGCACGCTTTACCGGACTAACAGAGGATTACCTGGACAGGGTGAATCTGAGAGTCAGCGCCAGCCGTTATACCAAGCAGTTGCTCAGGGATGAAGATCGCACCGTGGGGCGTTTGGACAGTCGTTATCTGGGCGTAGACTATGACAGCGGCGGCGAGCGTACCGATGCCGACCCATCTGGCTATGGCATAGATGGCGCCTACACGGCGGCGATTCATCAATATCTGTATCAGGATCTCGGGGTGAAGATCACCCGTCCCTTTAACGTGCTCTCGGTCGACGTTAACCGTGGCTGGAACTGGAACATCAGCGGTAAGCAGATGCACTATGTGAATGTCGCCCCCTATCTCGGTCGCGCCCAGCGTGAGAACAAGGATTTCAGAATCCTGGTGGCCAATGGTTACTATGATTTTGCCACCCCCTTCTTCGCCACCGAAAACACCCTGGCCGATAACGGCATAGACAATAGCCGCGTGGAGATGCACTACTACGAGGCGGGCCATATGATGTATATTGAGCCCTCGTCGCTAAAGGCGCTGGCTAAGGATATTCGCCAGTTCTATCAGGCGGACTAA
- a CDS encoding Ppx/GppA phosphatase family protein — MGSNSFHLMIAREQDGSLQILHREKEQVRLAQGLNAEGYLSDEAMARGLECLRNFGQRFSDLLETQIRLVATHTLRVAKNRDKFLKAALKIIPFPIEVISGHEEARLIYSGIAQSQVLARNNLVIDIGGGSTEVVIGEKHQPVKLSSLRCGCVSFNERFFEDGTLTTAAFRAAQAAADRQFSSLSKEYFEADWELVLGSSGSVKAICEALAELARWERLAGEGASEETQESDIEPGHYALVTLSQLKRLKRFLIEAGHVDRLDFANIDRKRIILVPAGLAILLSFFRRLEIQQLSFTPAALREGVLYELAQIGQYHDVRHRTVDSIAQLYHVDMAQGARVCKSAMALFESVADAWEIRPQARLLAYAATLHEIGIHINSRSHHKHGGYIIANSDLPGFSQDLQQDLALLIGNQRKKPQFEQLNALPDGRRQLMVRLLCLLRLAILVNLGRVAQSLRLSCAPLDTNELALLPEQSARVDLLLKDLKREKKHMRELGLSLRLES, encoded by the coding sequence ATGGGCTCAAACAGTTTTCATCTCATGATTGCCAGGGAGCAGGACGGCAGTCTGCAGATCCTCCACAGGGAGAAGGAGCAGGTCCGTCTGGCTCAGGGGCTCAACGCCGAGGGCTACCTGTCTGACGAGGCGATGGCCCGCGGCCTAGAATGCCTGAGAAACTTCGGTCAGCGTTTTTCCGATCTCCTTGAGACTCAGATCCGTCTGGTGGCGACCCATACCCTGAGAGTCGCCAAGAATCGCGACAAGTTTCTCAAGGCGGCGCTGAAGATCATCCCCTTTCCCATCGAGGTGATCTCCGGCCACGAAGAGGCCAGGCTTATCTATTCGGGTATCGCCCAGAGTCAGGTGTTGGCGCGCAATAATTTGGTAATCGATATTGGCGGCGGTTCCACCGAGGTGGTGATTGGCGAGAAACACCAGCCGGTGAAACTCTCCAGCCTGCGCTGCGGCTGCGTCAGCTTTAACGAGCGCTTCTTCGAAGATGGCACATTGACCACGGCGGCCTTTCGTGCCGCTCAGGCCGCTGCCGACAGGCAGTTCTCCTCGCTTTCCAAGGAATATTTCGAGGCTGACTGGGAGCTGGTGCTGGGTAGCTCTGGCTCGGTCAAGGCGATCTGCGAGGCCTTGGCGGAACTGGCGCGGTGGGAGAGGCTGGCTGGTGAGGGTGCCAGTGAAGAGACACAAGAGAGCGATATCGAGCCCGGCCACTATGCCCTCGTGACCCTGAGTCAGCTCAAGCGTCTCAAGCGCTTCCTGATAGAGGCGGGTCATGTGGACAGGCTAGATTTTGCCAATATCGATCGCAAGCGCATCATACTGGTGCCGGCGGGGCTGGCCATTCTGCTCAGCTTCTTTCGCCGTCTGGAGATCCAGCAGCTTAGCTTTACCCCGGCGGCCCTGCGTGAAGGCGTGCTCTACGAGCTGGCGCAGATAGGTCAGTATCATGATGTGCGCCATCGCACCGTAGACAGTATTGCTCAGCTCTATCATGTGGATATGGCTCAAGGCGCCAGGGTGTGTAAAAGCGCCATGGCGCTGTTCGAGTCGGTGGCCGATGCCTGGGAGATCCGTCCCCAGGCGAGGCTGCTGGCCTATGCCGCGACCCTGCATGAGATAGGCATACACATCAACTCCCGCTCCCACCATAAGCATGGCGGCTATATCATAGCCAACAGCGATCTGCCGGGCTTTAGCCAGGATCTGCAGCAGGATCTGGCGCTGCTTATTGGCAATCAGCGAAAGAAGCCGCAGTTCGAGCAGCTCAACGCCCTGCCGGATGGACGGCGCCAGCTGATGGTGCGCTTGTTGTGTCTGCTGCGCCTCGCCATCTTGGTTAATCTCGGCCGGGTCGCTCAGAGCCTGCGCCTAAGCTGCGCGCCGCTGGACACCAATGAACTGGCGCTGCTGCCCGAGCAGAGTGCGCGGGTGGACCTGCTACTTAAGGATCTCAAGCGGGAGAAGAAGCATATGCGCGAGCTGGGCCTTAGCCTGAGGCTGGAGAGTTAA
- the ppk1 gene encoding polyphosphate kinase 1, with protein sequence MSPNSDKMFIDKELSWLSFNERVLQEACDSEVPLVERVRFLGIFSSNMDEFFRVRVAQVRRSIMLSSLQDGRSNSRHLMAKIQTRVLALQERFDSIYTELMRELIRRNILLINEGQLSDFHSQWLRVYFRDHLKRHIAPLIIGNNRSMVKHLTDNATYLAVCLHSKDRRQYALVEVPTKNVPRFVELPTGKPMSKKYLILLDNIIRHCLDDLLSPFFEYESIDAYSMKLTRDAEFDIADELDQSQLEKMTRGLKQRLTAEPVRLVYDRQMPEHMLAMIKEQLGISSTECLVPGGRYHSFKDFIAFPNPGRKYLENAKLPALDSAGFQRCSNSFDAIARGDIMLNYPYHKFSHFTEMVRQAAYDPAVKFIKINLYRVAKKSRVMHSLMDAVKNGKQVTAVIELRARFDEEHNIEWTRILAEAGVKVHHGIPSLKVHSKLCLIGREEQGETRLYCHIGSGNFNEGTAKVYTDLSLFTANQEIAREVEQVFDLIEHPYRRDNFQHLLVSPFDARQKLTALIDREILNARCGGKAAITLKLNNLVDEQLINKLYEASMAGVGVKLIIRGMCSLVPQIPGISDNIQVISIVDRFLEHSRVMVFHAGGENLVFLCSADWMSRNIDSRIEVSTPIYDPDLKQMIIDILQLQLGDNTKARIINQDQSNPYRGRGNKRKVRSQIAIHQYLSQYEKQAKARIKAEETSSEPKPNYPLLAAS encoded by the coding sequence GTGTCTCCCAATTCCGACAAGATGTTTATCGACAAGGAACTGTCCTGGTTGTCGTTTAATGAACGCGTGTTGCAAGAAGCCTGCGACAGCGAGGTACCGCTGGTAGAGCGGGTGCGTTTTCTGGGGATATTTTCCAGCAACATGGATGAGTTTTTCAGGGTCAGGGTCGCCCAGGTGCGCCGCAGCATCATGCTGTCGAGCCTGCAAGATGGCCGTAGCAATAGCCGTCACCTGATGGCCAAGATCCAGACCCGGGTGCTGGCATTGCAGGAGCGCTTCGATAGCATCTATACCGAGTTGATGCGCGAGCTTATCCGCCGCAACATTTTGCTTATCAACGAGGGGCAGCTGAGTGATTTTCACAGCCAGTGGCTGAGGGTCTATTTTCGTGACCACCTCAAGCGTCATATTGCGCCGCTGATCATAGGCAATAACAGGTCTATGGTGAAACACCTCACCGACAACGCCACCTACCTGGCGGTCTGTCTGCACAGCAAGGACAGACGCCAATACGCCCTGGTGGAGGTGCCGACCAAGAACGTGCCCCGTTTTGTCGAGCTGCCTACCGGCAAGCCTATGAGTAAGAAGTATCTGATCTTATTAGATAACATCATACGTCACTGCCTGGATGACCTGCTCTCGCCCTTCTTCGAGTATGAGTCTATCGACGCCTATTCGATGAAGCTGACCCGCGATGCCGAGTTCGATATTGCCGACGAGTTGGACCAGAGCCAGCTGGAAAAGATGACCCGCGGCCTCAAGCAGCGCCTCACCGCCGAGCCGGTGCGCCTTGTGTATGACAGACAGATGCCGGAGCATATGCTGGCGATGATTAAGGAGCAGCTGGGGATCAGTTCCACCGAGTGTCTGGTGCCCGGCGGGCGTTATCACAGCTTCAAGGACTTCATCGCCTTCCCCAACCCAGGGCGCAAGTATCTGGAGAATGCTAAGCTGCCGGCACTGGACAGCGCAGGTTTCCAGCGTTGCAGCAATAGCTTCGATGCCATCGCCCGCGGCGACATCATGCTCAACTATCCCTACCATAAGTTTTCTCATTTTACCGAGATGGTGCGTCAGGCGGCTTACGACCCGGCGGTGAAGTTTATCAAGATCAACCTCTACCGGGTGGCCAAGAAGTCGCGGGTGATGCACTCGCTGATGGACGCGGTGAAGAACGGCAAGCAGGTGACCGCGGTGATCGAGCTTAGGGCGCGCTTCGACGAGGAGCACAACATAGAATGGACCCGGATCCTGGCCGAGGCCGGGGTCAAGGTGCATCATGGTATCCCTAGCCTCAAGGTGCACTCCAAGCTGTGCCTCATCGGCCGGGAAGAGCAGGGTGAGACCCGCCTCTACTGTCATATCGGCTCGGGCAACTTCAACGAGGGCACCGCCAAGGTTTACACGGATCTGTCGCTGTTTACCGCCAATCAGGAGATAGCGCGGGAGGTGGAGCAGGTGTTCGACCTGATTGAGCATCCGTATCGACGCGACAACTTCCAGCACCTGCTGGTCAGCCCCTTCGATGCCAGGCAGAAGCTGACGGCGCTTATCGATCGCGAGATCCTTAACGCACGTTGTGGCGGCAAGGCGGCCATCACCCTCAAGCTCAACAACCTGGTGGACGAGCAGCTGATCAACAAGCTATATGAGGCCTCCATGGCAGGGGTCGGCGTTAAGCTGATCATTCGCGGCATGTGTTCACTGGTGCCGCAGATCCCGGGGATCAGCGATAACATTCAGGTGATCAGCATAGTGGATCGCTTCCTGGAGCACTCTCGCGTCATGGTATTCCACGCCGGCGGCGAGAATCTGGTGTTCCTCTGCTCCGCCGACTGGATGAGCCGCAACATCGACAGCCGCATCGAGGTGAGTACCCCCATCTATGATCCTGATCTGAAGCAGATGATCATCGACATACTGCAGCTGCAGCTGGGGGACAACACCAAGGCGAGGATCATCAACCAAGATCAGAGTAACCCCTATCGCGGCCGCGGCAATAAGCGTAAGGTAAGATCTCAAATCGCCATACATCAATATCTTAGCCAGTATGAGAAACAGGCCAAGGCGCGCATCAAAGCCGAAGAGACATCGAGCGAGCCTAAGCCCAACTATCCACTGCTGGCCGCCAGCTAG
- a CDS encoding thioredoxin family protein codes for MNNILLVSALTLSLLLGLFVWLSYKKLKGSQIPTGVLAVLLVFALINGAVSYFIAPKAGDDAYKQLVWQSLSPNAIPDQLAQGKTVFVDVSADWCNICKANKDRVLHQAVVVERLKDKDMVLMRGDLTQSDARIEAYLAQYQAYGVPFNIVYSQAHPDGLVLPRVLSIDDLLSALPPRD; via the coding sequence ATGAACAACATCTTACTGGTCAGCGCCCTCACCCTAAGCCTGCTACTCGGGCTATTTGTCTGGCTCAGCTACAAGAAGCTCAAGGGCAGCCAGATCCCAACGGGTGTCTTGGCAGTGCTGCTGGTGTTTGCGCTAATCAACGGCGCCGTGAGTTATTTTATTGCCCCCAAGGCCGGCGATGATGCCTATAAGCAGCTGGTGTGGCAGTCGCTAAGCCCAAATGCTATCCCAGACCAACTGGCCCAGGGCAAGACGGTGTTTGTGGATGTCAGCGCCGACTGGTGCAACATCTGTAAGGCCAACAAAGACAGGGTGCTACATCAGGCCGTGGTGGTTGAGCGGCTAAAGGATAAGGATATGGTGTTGATGCGCGGCGACCTCACCCAGAGCGATGCCAGGATAGAGGCCTACCTGGCTCAGTATCAGGCCTATGGCGTGCCCTTTAACATCGTCTACAGTCAGGCTCACCCCGATGGCTTAGTCCTGCCAAGAGTGCTGTCAATCGATGATCTGTTAAGCGCCCTGCCTCCGCGCGACTAG
- a CDS encoding TonB-dependent receptor plug domain-containing protein produces MMTTHKNKGFGVSALSFAISLALTGSLASTQALADDQQAEASQNIEKIAVVGTRSAPRSIGDSPVPIDIISSDDLKKNGSTDMIDMLVTTVPSFNSRAQPISDAATLIRPVNLRGLPSDSTLVLVNGKRRHRASVIAFQGGGINDGAQGPDISVIPSAALKQVEVLRDGAAAQYGSDAIAGVMNFVLKDDAEGGSITVGQGEYYEGDGATTTIDANVGLPLSDAGFVNLSLQYKNADATSRSMQRPDAANLIEQGNTFVQDPAQVWGNPEIKDDYSFFLNSGYDINDNARLYAFGNLSSRDVVGGFYYRNPHNRGNVYSLDGGETLLVGAVNGDPSTCAVVPIPKNADGSDGNVLETDAYKAMLADPNCFAMNQLRPGGYTPQFAGTVEDTSFFAGVKGELGAWNYDFSAGMGNNKSTFSLKNSLNPSLGLDTPTDFETGAYEQAETTVNLDFSRMLTLGSVEDISFATGFEWREESFEITQGEEASWIAGPYADQGFNIGSHGFKGFGPESAGKNSRNNIGVYADMEAYLGERWLLGAALRYEDFSTFGDTLNYKLTAQFTATDDLSFRASHSTGFRAPTVGQENVVNTQTSIVNGDLIQTFIAPPTDPLSAFYGGKVLKPEESVSYALGAVFEHENLFVTLDYYNIEVTGRIAQSSQIEVEAKDYDALRAAGVEFPELISAVTYYTNDFDTTTQGIDLVASYDTQLLSGDTKFSLAYGWTDTSVDKYNPNTTDEGKVRRLEDGIPAHRATLTWAQSWDRFSMSLRGNYFGEYYATHADDTSDWGSEMADSAVTVDLELSYQFLDSLTVSIGANNLFDQEAQKLKDGTRGELGAIYYESGPFDYNGGYYYGRVNYRF; encoded by the coding sequence ATGATGACAACACATAAAAATAAAGGTTTCGGCGTCAGTGCGCTGAGTTTTGCCATCTCTTTGGCATTGACAGGGTCGTTAGCGAGTACACAGGCGTTGGCCGATGATCAGCAGGCAGAAGCGTCTCAGAATATTGAAAAAATTGCCGTGGTGGGAACACGTTCTGCGCCACGCTCTATCGGCGATTCGCCGGTACCTATCGATATCATTAGCAGCGATGATCTGAAGAAGAATGGTTCTACCGACATGATCGACATGCTGGTCACCACTGTGCCTTCTTTCAACTCCCGTGCCCAGCCCATCAGTGATGCGGCAACCCTGATCCGTCCGGTCAACCTACGTGGTCTGCCGTCAGACAGCACCTTGGTATTGGTCAACGGCAAACGTCGTCACCGCGCCTCGGTGATCGCCTTCCAGGGCGGTGGCATCAACGATGGTGCCCAGGGCCCGGATATCTCGGTCATTCCGAGTGCGGCGCTGAAACAAGTAGAGGTGCTACGTGACGGTGCGGCGGCGCAATATGGTTCAGATGCCATCGCGGGTGTGATGAACTTTGTGCTTAAAGATGATGCCGAAGGTGGCTCTATCACGGTCGGCCAAGGCGAATACTATGAGGGCGACGGTGCCACTACCACTATCGATGCCAACGTGGGACTCCCTCTGTCAGACGCTGGGTTTGTGAACCTCAGTCTGCAATATAAGAATGCCGATGCGACCAGCCGCAGCATGCAGCGTCCGGATGCGGCCAACCTGATTGAGCAGGGCAACACCTTCGTCCAAGACCCTGCCCAGGTATGGGGTAACCCTGAGATCAAGGATGACTACAGCTTCTTCCTTAACTCTGGCTACGACATCAACGACAATGCGCGTCTGTACGCCTTTGGTAACCTCTCTTCGCGCGATGTGGTCGGTGGTTTCTACTATCGTAACCCCCACAATCGCGGCAACGTCTACTCGTTAGATGGCGGTGAAACCCTGTTGGTGGGTGCGGTCAATGGCGATCCTTCTACCTGTGCCGTGGTGCCAATTCCAAAGAATGCAGATGGTAGCGACGGTAACGTGCTCGAGACAGATGCCTACAAGGCGATGCTGGCCGATCCTAACTGTTTCGCTATGAACCAGCTGCGTCCTGGCGGTTATACGCCGCAGTTTGCCGGTACTGTGGAAGACACCTCTTTCTTCGCCGGCGTTAAAGGCGAGCTCGGTGCCTGGAACTATGATTTCAGCGCGGGTATGGGTAACAACAAGTCGACCTTCAGCCTGAAGAATTCGCTTAACCCGTCACTGGGCTTAGACACACCGACCGACTTTGAAACCGGTGCCTATGAGCAGGCCGAGACCACGGTTAACCTGGACTTCTCGCGCATGCTCACCCTGGGCAGCGTCGAAGATATCAGCTTCGCGACAGGTTTCGAGTGGCGCGAAGAGTCGTTCGAGATCACTCAGGGCGAAGAAGCCTCTTGGATTGCCGGCCCATACGCCGACCAGGGCTTCAACATCGGCTCTCACGGCTTCAAGGGTTTCGGCCCAGAGTCTGCTGGTAAGAACTCACGTAACAACATAGGCGTCTATGCCGACATGGAAGCCTATTTGGGCGAGCGCTGGTTGCTTGGCGCCGCGCTGCGTTACGAGGACTTCTCTACCTTCGGTGACACCCTGAACTACAAGCTGACTGCTCAGTTCACGGCTACCGACGATCTCTCTTTCCGCGCGTCACACAGCACAGGTTTCCGTGCGCCGACCGTGGGTCAGGAGAACGTGGTCAACACTCAGACCTCCATCGTTAACGGTGACCTGATCCAGACCTTTATCGCGCCGCCAACCGATCCGCTGTCGGCCTTCTATGGCGGTAAGGTGCTTAAGCCTGAGGAGTCTGTCAGTTACGCCCTCGGCGCCGTGTTCGAGCACGAAAATCTTTTCGTGACTCTGGATTACTACAACATCGAGGTGACAGGCCGTATCGCGCAGTCAAGCCAGATTGAAGTTGAGGCGAAAGACTATGACGCGCTGCGCGCCGCCGGTGTCGAGTTCCCTGAGCTTATTTCTGCGGTGACTTACTACACCAACGACTTCGATACCACGACTCAGGGTATCGATCTGGTGGCCTCATACGACACTCAGCTATTGTCGGGCGATACCAAGTTCAGCCTGGCCTATGGCTGGACTGATACTAGCGTCGACAAGTACAACCCAAATACCACAGATGAGGGTAAGGTGCGTCGTCTAGAAGATGGTATTCCGGCTCACCGTGCGACTCTGACCTGGGCGCAGTCTTGGGACAGATTCAGCATGTCGCTGCGTGGTAACTACTTCGGTGAGTACTATGCGACCCACGCCGACGATACCTCGGATTGGGGCTCTGAGATGGCCGATTCTGCGGTGACCGTGGATCTGGAGCTAAGCTATCAGTTCCTCGATAGCCTGACTGTCTCTATCGGTGCCAACAACCTGTTCGATCAGGAGGCGCAGAAGCTCAAAGACGGTACCCGTGGTGAGCTAGGTGCGATCTACTATGAGAGTGGCCCGTTCGATTACAACGGTGGCTACTACTATGGTCGCGTGAACTACCGCTTCTAA
- a CDS encoding sigma-54 interaction domain-containing protein produces MACKHPRVDDAHVDFLPENKLLLNAVGEGIYGFDLEGNAVFINPAAERMTGWKAEELLGKNIHDCHHHSHADGNPYPQEECPIYNTLHDGIAREISHDLFWRKDGSSFPVHYTSTPVYKNDRLIGVVAIFRDISIQKQTEASLREALKQVQALSEKLANENDYLLTELASHRQEVNISGESETIQSLIQQIKLVANTSSTVLINGENGTGKELVARNIHALSDRSDQPLVSVNCAAFSPTLLESELFGHEKGAFTGATSRRKGRFELAHQGTLFLDEVAELSLEAQSKLLRVIQEQEFERVGSSTPIKVDIRLVTATHHDLLKRVEQGLFRMDLYYRLNVFPLHVPPLRERLQDIPLLVSDILLNLNHKLGKKIKGVSKQGMQHLMAYHWPGNVRELQNVIERQTILCHGQILQIPALQAEPQPQDKGEFQTLQQVEAAHIRRTLKRLNWRISGPNGAANLLGLPASTLRSRMLKLGIKRPA; encoded by the coding sequence ATGGCTTGTAAACATCCAAGGGTCGATGATGCCCATGTGGACTTTCTACCCGAGAACAAACTGCTGCTCAACGCGGTAGGCGAAGGGATCTACGGCTTCGACCTAGAGGGCAACGCCGTCTTTATCAACCCTGCCGCCGAGCGGATGACGGGCTGGAAGGCCGAGGAGCTGCTGGGTAAGAACATCCACGACTGTCACCACCACAGCCACGCCGATGGCAACCCCTATCCCCAGGAAGAGTGCCCCATCTACAACACGCTGCACGACGGCATTGCCCGGGAGATCAGCCATGATCTCTTCTGGCGCAAGGACGGCAGCAGCTTTCCGGTGCACTACACCTCGACCCCCGTCTACAAAAACGACCGTCTTATCGGCGTGGTCGCGATATTTCGCGATATTAGCATTCAGAAGCAGACAGAAGCCTCCCTCAGGGAGGCACTGAAACAGGTACAGGCCCTGTCGGAGAAGCTGGCCAACGAGAATGACTACCTGCTCACCGAGCTGGCCAGCCATCGTCAGGAGGTCAATATCTCGGGCGAGAGCGAGACGATACAGTCGCTGATCCAGCAGATAAAACTGGTGGCCAACACCAGCAGTACCGTGCTGATTAACGGCGAGAACGGCACAGGTAAAGAGTTAGTGGCCCGCAACATACATGCGCTCAGCGATCGCAGCGATCAGCCCCTGGTGAGCGTCAACTGCGCCGCCTTCTCCCCCACCCTGCTAGAAAGCGAGCTCTTCGGCCATGAGAAGGGCGCCTTCACCGGCGCCACCAGCCGCCGCAAGGGTCGATTCGAGCTGGCCCACCAGGGCACGCTATTTCTCGATGAGGTGGCCGAGCTTTCCCTCGAGGCCCAGTCTAAGCTGCTCAGGGTGATCCAGGAACAGGAGTTCGAGCGAGTGGGCAGCAGCACTCCCATCAAGGTGGATATCCGCCTGGTTACCGCCACCCATCACGATCTGCTTAAGCGGGTTGAACAGGGGCTGTTCCGCATGGATCTCTACTATCGCCTCAATGTGTTCCCCCTGCATGTGCCGCCCCTGAGGGAGCGGCTGCAAGATATTCCACTACTGGTCAGCGATATCCTGCTCAACCTAAACCATAAGCTGGGCAAGAAGATCAAAGGGGTCAGCAAGCAAGGCATGCAGCACCTGATGGCCTATCACTGGCCCGGCAACGTGCGTGAGCTGCAGAACGTTATCGAGCGTCAGACTATTCTCTGTCACGGTCAGATCCTGCAGATCCCGGCGCTACAGGCCGAGCCGCAGCCCCAAGACAAGGGGGAGTTTCAGACTCTGCAGCAGGTGGAGGCCGCCCATATCCGCCGCACCCTGAAGCGGCTCAACTGGCGTATCTCTGGCCCCAACGGCGCCGCCAACCTGCTCGGGCTGCCCGCCAGCACCCTAAGATCCCGCATGCTCAAGCTGGGGATCAAGCGTCCGGCCTAA